A stretch of Triticum aestivum cultivar Chinese Spring chromosome 1D, IWGSC CS RefSeq v2.1, whole genome shotgun sequence DNA encodes these proteins:
- the LOC123183256 gene encoding uncharacterized protein isoform X2 yields the protein MAALRVAARRLVGGGLTPALPVDKAQPRLFPRLSQVGRARSTTSSAAAAADTNLAAAKGCEDPEKLLTEIHNMREELYDKVSHVERTYDIPGRAGKNISRLRDELATQVDPRPGDTTWSRHGRK from the exons ATGGCGGCGCTTCGAGTCGCGGCGAGGaggctcgtcggcggcggcctgacgccGGCGCTGCCTGTGGACAAGGCGCAGCCCCGGCTCTTCCCGAGGCTCTCCCAGGTCGGCCGGGCTAGGTCCACCACATCCTCCGCTGCTGCTGCCGCAGACACCAATCTGGCGGCGGCCAAG GGCTGTGAAGATCCGGAGAAACTCCTGACAGAGATCCATAACATGAGAGAGGAGCTGTACGATAAGGTTTCACATGTGGAAAGGACCTACGATATCCCTGGCAGGGCAGGCAAAAATATCAGCCGGCTGCGCGACGAGCTCGCCACGCAAGTGGATCCTAGACCCGGGGACACCACATG gtcaagacatggcaggaaatga
- the LOC123183256 gene encoding uncharacterized protein isoform X1, whose amino-acid sequence MAALRVAARRLVGGGLTPALPVDKAQPRLFPRLSQVGRARSTTSSAAAAADTNLAAAKGCEDPEKLLTEIHNMREELYDKVSHVERTYDIPGRAGKNISRLRDELATQVDPRPGDTTWRELRVLTVFGRYCGYAAGMFTSYVLARMATGWIVELEPDEKQWIKKKREEARKRSEAK is encoded by the exons ATGGCGGCGCTTCGAGTCGCGGCGAGGaggctcgtcggcggcggcctgacgccGGCGCTGCCTGTGGACAAGGCGCAGCCCCGGCTCTTCCCGAGGCTCTCCCAGGTCGGCCGGGCTAGGTCCACCACATCCTCCGCTGCTGCTGCCGCAGACACCAATCTGGCGGCGGCCAAG GGCTGTGAAGATCCGGAGAAACTCCTGACAGAGATCCATAACATGAGAGAGGAGCTGTACGATAAGGTTTCACATGTGGAAAGGACCTACGATATCCCTGGCAGGGCAGGCAAAAATATCAGCCGGCTGCGCGACGAGCTCGCCACGCAAGTGGATCCTAGACCCGGGGACACCACATG GCGTGAGTTGCGAGTGCTAACTGTATTTGGGCGTTACTGCGGATATGCGGCTGGTATGTTTACCTCGTATGTGCTCGCGCGCATGGCCACTGGTTGGATCGTTGAATTGGAGCCAGATGAAAAGCAGTGGAtcaagaagaaaagagaagaggcaCGCAAGCGGAGTGAAGCAAAGTGA